The genome window AATCATATTAAACCCCAACGCAAGCTTTAAGATAGCCGCAGCTTCTCACCACTCAAGATCCGATACAAATGTGTATGAAGGGACGAAAGGAAAGGTAATCATTGTTGATCGTTGATCACTATACGTTAGTCAAACTGGGCGAGCATGATACTAAATGCAAAACTGTCAAGGACTTGTACCTCTTTTCCTAATATTGATAGGATCCAAATGGAGtttcacatttcaagtattttcttAGTCCTGGAATCTTTACAACAGAGTCCCAATGTGTTGCTGACTTGCTGTTAAATCACTGGTGCAGGGAAAAGTTGAAGTCACTATTTCACAGGGAAGGGTGGTTTATGAAGATGGTAAACTGAAGGTTACCCCTGGCTCTGGCAGGTACATAAGAATGCCACCTTTTGGTTATCTTTTCGACGGCATAGAGAAGGCAGATGCTGCATATTTTGCTTCTCTTAATGCTCCAATCCAACGTACAAAATCTGCAGCTTGAGGTTAAATGGTAATGTACTTTAGAATTAGCTTGTAAAAAACAAAATAAGTGATAGAAACGATGAACAAAAATACGACTTCAGAAAAAGATAGATTCTGAATTGAATAGTTGCGACAAATTCAGTTCTACAATAATAGACAAAGTTTAGATATTTGATTTGCATGTAGGTGAACATTGTTCTTctcctcaaatagtttgcagcACTAAAGGAACAGTTTTACTACAACATAATCTTGCTTTAATTATAACAAACTTATCCACAGAACCTTTAGTCGAGTATAAACAATCTGAACTATTCATCTAGTGGTAATCCTCTTAGGTCATTGTGATGCTTCattttgttcttttgtttgttatttattttatatatacttGTCGTGGTTGCAATGTCTGAATTTAAATGACAACGGAAAGTTCGGAATATCTGATAGATGTTTCTGACTCCTTTGCATATTCATCGCCGATCAGAAGAAAATGATCTAATGTTACTATTTTTTATCTGTTGTGGAGGGTGTGCAAAATTCTCTTTATGTTTCTGCCTGTAGAGATGGTACAGAAGTGGACTTTTAGTTGATAATTCACCACAATCTCGAAAGAGATGATGCAAAGCTTACATGTTTAGATACACCACAATCACATAAGAGGTGATGCAAAGCTTTACATGTTTAGATACACCTGTATAGATGATGCAGAAATGGACTTTTAGCTGATAATTCACCACAATattctcattattttttattcatttctTGGATATCCTTAAGCCTTCCATTGTGTTAGAATTGCTGTCCTCCCGAAGGAGAGTCTCCTAAAAATTTATGCAATATTGTTTACAAATTTCTCTTCAAATTTCTTACTACTCATATAAAGCTCTTCTTAtgcaatttaataaataaaaaataattttttttttgtctcaagtAAATACGTCACCATTACCCAGGAGTTGACCCATGACACTGTGTGGGaagaatccaacatgagatggatTGGCAATGAACTTGATGCATTGCTAAAACCAAAATAATGAGAAGCATGAACTGGGCCTCTTGCTAAAATCCAGGATATCATTGAGCCCTCGATTTCTCATTGCAGAAATAACATTGTATGATCTAATCTTCTCATTATTTAGGTTTTAGCAGTGGACCAAGTTCGTGCTTGTCCAAATCATGATGGATTGGCAATTGACCAGCCATGGGCTAAACAACTGCAGCTCCCCGTGACCACCGCCTCTTTTGTTTGTATCAAGTTAACATCATATGCCTACGGTACGTAATcaatttcttttcctttccttgTCTCTGTCGATGGCAAAACCGAGGTCACCAGTATTTGTCGACTATATATGGGTGGACCATGGCGGATCCGATACATGCTATGCCCTCATTTGTTTTATGCATACGTATATTATCCATGTCCAAAGACATAACAATCTGATCCAGTAGTTGGGacggaaaagagagagagaatggatGCTAAGAGAGTGATGGTGTTTCAGGTAGCAGCGACCTTGTTGTTAGCATCAGCTGTTGCAGCAGCAGCAATATCGAAGCCAGGATGCCCGAGCAAGTGCGGCGAAGTCGACATCCCCTACCCGTTCGGCATCGGGACCGACTGCTCCATGGAAGGCTTCGACATCACTTGCAATGACACCACCGATCCTCCAAAACCTTTCATAGCTGTACGAAACATCGAAATCGTCAACGTCTCCTTGGTTGATCACGAGTTAAGCGCGCACATCTACATGGTTGGTCAGTGCTACGAGCAATCTGGTAATTACTCAACGACAAGCCTGGTCCTGCCATTCTTGTTCTCGGCCGCCAGCAACAAGTTCACCGTCGTCGGTTGCTCCACTCTCGCCTACGTCGTAGGCCAAAACGTGAAAGGCAACACTTACGCGAGCGGCTGCGTGTCCTACTGCGACGACGCCGGTGGCGTTTCGGAGGGGCCGGGTTGCGATGGCATGGGTTGCTGCCAAACTTCCATACCCAAGTCGCTCAGCAATTTTACCGCCTACTTCAGTGATTCCTTAAACAACAGTGAGGTGGCGAGCTTCAGTCCCTGTAGCTATGCCTTCGTAGCCGATCAAGATTGGTTCCGCTTCAATAAATCCACCCTCTTCCCTGATTTCGGCGACGAGACCAATTACCAGGTTCCTGTGCTGCTGGACTGGGCGATGCGCAACCACTCGTCGTGCCGGGATGCTGAAGCTGACTACTCTAACTACGCCTGCCGCAGCGCTCACAGCGACTGCTTCAATTCCACCAATGGCCCCGGGTACGTATGCAAGTGTTCCCAAGGATACACAGGCAATCCCTATCTCGAGGGTGGATGCCAAGGTACTCCCCGCCCATCTCTTCCCACATGCTCGATTACACCTTCCTTCCATTTCTGATGGTCGAATCAACGCTCGACAGATATCGACGAGTGCGAACTTTCTCAGATGTATCCATGCTTCGGAGTTTGCAGCAATATACAGGGAGGCTACCTCTGCACATGCCCTCCTGGCACGCATGGTAATGCCACCAAAGACACTTGTATCGGCAACTCATCCAAATTTCCATTACCGGCGCGGCTGGTTATAGGTAAACTAAACCTTCGGTCTTTCTTACTTTATTGTCCTTCTACGACTTCTCCTAATCTCCAGCTGCCATGACAACACTCTTTTTGGCGGACATATGTTGCAATGTCTCTTCGAGTTGCCTACACGCCGGCTGATGCACTATTATACGTTAAAACTATAGAAGAATGGATGAAAACTATGTGTCGCTTTTCGTTATTTGAGCTAATTCTCGCGACGCGCATGCTTTGTGCAGGTTTCAGCGTGTTCATTGTGCTATTAGTTGCCCTGGTTTCTAGTGTAATCATATGTACCCAAAAGTTGAAACTCAAACGAGAAAGAGACACTTTCTTCAAGAAAAATGGGGGATTCAAGTTGTACGAAGAAATCCTATCCAAAAAGGTGGACACCGTTCAAGTATTCACCGAGGAGGAGCTACAACGAGCCACAGACAACTTCGACGACAAAGGAGTCATCGGCTGCGGCGGGTACGGCATGGTGTACCGGGGAATCTTGGACAACCAACGAACCGTGGCGATAAAGAAGTCGAAGAAGGTCGACGAGCGACAGAAGGACGAGTTCGTCAACGAGATCATCGTTCTTTCTCAGATCAACCACCGGCATATAGTAAGGCTACTGGGCTGTTGCTTGGAGCTGGATGTTCCCATGCTGGTCTACGAGTACATCTCCAACGGCAGCCTGTTCGACGTGCTCCACCCTGAGCACTACACCTCGCCCCTCCCCTTGCAAGCTCGCCTAACGATCGCTGAGCAGGCCGCGGAAGCGCTCGCCTACTTGCACTCGGCGACCAACCGGTCCATCATTCACGGGGACGTCAAGTCCCACAACATACTACTGGACGACGACCTCTCCGCCAAAGTGTCCGACTTCGGAGCGTCTCAGCTCGTCCCCATGGACGAAGACGAGTTCATCATGTTCGTGCAGGGAACGTTAGGTTACTTGGACCCCGAGTGCATGCAGACCCGCCGGCTGACGGATAGAAgcgacgtgtacagcttcggggTCGTCCTCCTGGAGCTGATCACAGGAAAGAAGGCGATCTACGCCGACGATGCTTGGGAAAAGAGGAGCCTGGCGACAAGTTTCCTCGTGATGATGAAGGAGCAGAGGCTGAGGGACATACTGGATAACAAGATGATCGGGGAAGGGGGAGAGCGGTTGCTGGGGGAGGTTGCGGCCATTGCCAAGGAGTGCCTGAGCGTGAAGGGAGAAGAGCGGCCCTCCATGAAGGAAGTAGCAGAGCGACTGCATTCTTTGAGAAGGTTAAGGCTGCAACCGAGGGAGGAATATGATCAGGGAGCGATCGAAATGGTAAAAGCTGAAGAGACAAGAAGATGCACGGAGACGGATACCAGCGGTTATCATATCCTGGATAGCAGCACGCTGCTGAACAACGTCGACGCCGGGAGATGACGAAGTTGcttcctccatctcctcctccgagCCATAGATATAGTTCCATTACAAGACGTCGTGTGGTACCAATAGATCTTTGCAGATTGAACTCGATGATTTTTATGTGATAATTATAATCCTTGGCAATTTCGACCCTTGGAAAGTCGGATGCATAGATCATTTGATAGGATTTGTCTTTTAGCATATTTATTACATTAGTGTAAAAATGATCAATCTGTGAGACATTAAATATAGAAATCAAATGGTTACTCCATCGACCATGGGGAAGTGGgggggagggataagtctcagcacaGAGATAAAAGGACTCATATGAAACACAAGTCTCCATCAACTACAAAGAGAGTTACATCCATAAGATACCCTATCTCGCAAATGTTGATTGATGATACTGACTGACGcattttttcttaaataattttattacaaACTTGTGTTTGCATGGTATTCTAAGATCACTTGTATTTTCCAaagaaaatttgatttagatagttATATTTTTGTGGATATTTAATTCAAAATATCCGACATGATTGTTAAGTTATTTTGGATAATTTTTTTCAAGAAgatcattttttcttttttttttccaaatgagCCATTGTTTTAGTTTTTCTCAAATAATGCCCTATAATTTTCTGAAAAATACTATAAGCGATATCAAATTATGACTATTACAATACTATATTTCTAAGTTTGTAATTATTTTGATTGAGGTTAAGAAAATATTTGggtcatttattttgtttttgttgtggtgGTTAAAACATTATAACATACCAAAATACTATAACAAATTTTATTTTAGGGAGATCATCCAATTACTCTTTGACAATGGACAATGGCAGACCAGAGATTAATATGGAAAAAGTGATTTTATGTTATTAGGTAGTACAAGGCATCAACGCTTATGGCAGATAAAAGATTCAGTGATCTCGTCAACTCTACTCTAAACGAGACAATTCAGCTACCTAAAGGGCTCCCTCATGACTAAGGAGGGAGAAGCCTAATTTATTATTGGAGACGCCTCCTCCATTCATCGACACTAGGTTGGCGACGGTGGCAGTGGCAAAGATCCTAATCGACGTTTGTGTGTTAGgactatcctctctctctctctctctctctctctctctcttacgtcCCAACATGCCCAATCTAAGGGTCGAAGGAAGCTTGGATCTCATTGACCAAGCAGCTCTACTCCCACCTAATGTCCTCTTGGTGCACCCTTGCTGAAGGGTGGGACACCATCATCATTGTCTTCATCCTACACCTCATGTTGACTTGGATAATGTTGTAGAGATTTGTGTCTTCAAACAAACAAAAttagtgatagaaataatagaagataagaataattgaagaagctttattgtagaaatgaaatatctttaacttgaatatattaacatgttccctctcctatttatacagtgaAAGGATTTCCCTCCACAGAATAaacaaaatagagagatttcctcttgggaaaatcttatcttctatcaagttggggaaatcttatcttctatcaattagCTATAAGATTGGCAAAATCTTAAACTAAGAATGGGGCATCAACATCTTATCTCAATTCAGCAGATCTACCCTTTCTATGGCTCATGGAACGGCGGGGTGGCATTGAAAAAATTTTTAGTAGACCAATTCAAGTTGATTGGCCATTTgttccttaaaaaataaaaaaaaaatctctttttctaactttgaaatcAGAGTGAGCAAAGAGAAAATATATCGAACCCTTGAAGCACACGATATAATATACAAATAGTATAGTCAATGTTAGGGTAATGCAAAGGCTTCCATACTCACAAACAAATACTGTAAGATAGCGTTAGGAGTTTGATGCCATCTAAGTGGACAAGCATTTTTAGTACTAAAAATACTTGACCAAAAAAAAAGTGCAGAAACAATGTCTTGCCCTCTGTAGATCAACGCTAGTGTAGTAGTGATGTGATTCATAGGATCAATCACCAAGTCAAGCAACAATCAAATTAAACTCAATCAAAATGTGATAGATATCCCAAATGTAATTTAGGTTAGAGGCCAACATGATAATATCAAATGCAAGAACGTGAGCCTCAATGTCGGTTAATTATTACCATAATGCAATTTTGATTGCCAATCACAATGTCAAGTACATGTCAATTATCTGTTCAAATACCCAACAAAAACAACATTCATCAATTGTCGAGCATAGAAAATAAGCTTAGAAAAGACACCACCGTTCTTGTAATACAAGCGATGAAGGAAGCATACGAGGACGTGAAGATTTCGATCACGCTTAGACTTACAACCTCGTCATCTCCCCGTATTCATGTGCAGGGCATGATACGCGCTGCTACCCGTTTCCGTCTCTCTTGTTGTCTCTTCAACTTGTACCATTTCGATCTCTCCCCGATCATATTCCTCCCTCGGTAGCAGCCTTAACCTTCTTAAAGAATGCAGTCCCTCTACTACTTCCTTCATGGAGGGTCGCTCTTCTCCCTTCACGCTCAGGCACTCCTTGGCAATGGCCGCAACCTCCCCCAGCAACTGCTCTCCCCCTTCCTCCACCATTTTGTCATCCAGTATGTCCTTCAGCCTCTGCTCCTTCACCTTCGCAAGGAAACTTGTCGCCAGGCTCCTCTTTTCCCCGGCAGCGTCGGTGTAGATCGCCTTCTTGCCTGTGATCAGCTCCAGGAGGACGAccccgaagctgtacacgtcgcTTCTATCCGTCAGTCGGTGGGTCTGCATGCACTCGGGGTCCAAGTAACCTAACGTTCCCTGCACGAACATGATGAACTCGTCTTCGTCCACCGGGACGAGATGGGACGCTCCGAAGTCGGACACTTTAGCCGAGAGGTCGGTGCCCAGCAGTATGTTGTGCGACTTGACGTCTCCGTGAGTGATGGAACGGCTGGTGCCCGAGTGCAAGTAGGCGAGCGCTTCTGCGGCCTGCTCAGCGATCGTTAGGCGAGCTTGCAAGGAGAGGCGCGAGGCGGAGCGGTCATGGTGGAGCACATCGAACAGGCTGCCGTTGGAGATGTACTCGTAGACCAGCATGGGGACGTCCAGCTCCAAGCAGCAGCCCAGTAACCTTACTATATGCCGGTGGTTGACCTGAGAAAGAACGATGATCTCGTTGATGAACTCGTCCTTCTGCCGCTCGTCGACCTTCTTGGACTTCTTTATCGCCACTATTCGATGGTCGTCCAAGATTCCCCGGTACACCAAGCCGTACCCGCCGCAGCCGATGATTCTTTTGTCATCGAAGTTGTCCGTGGCTCGTTGTAGCTCCTCCTCGGTGAAGACTTGAATGGTGTCCACCCTTTTCGATAGGATTTCTTCGTATAACTTGAAGCCCCCATTTTTCCTGAAGaacatctctctttctcttttgtgTTTCGACTTTTGGATCGCTATGGTTACACAAGAAATGAGAGCACCTAATGCTACAATGATGGCGCTGCAACCTGCACGCACAGTCATGTGAGTGGCTAGGATTAGCATGAGAGCAACTCCTACAAAGAGGGCGCTGAAACCTGCACGCACAGTCATGTGAGTTGCATGGATTAGCTTAAAGGCCGAGAAGTGGATGAGACACATATCTCATCCATTCTTTTATAGTAAAAGCGCATCCAAAACAGATCGTATTAAGTGAGACATGTGAGTTGCAATGCATGACATCCAAATCGAGGCAGCACTCGCACAACAGGAGAAGTCGTACAAGTACAATTCTACCATGTTGGTGGAATTCTAAACATGTGCTCTTGTAAGGAAGACCGTCTTCTGTTCGGGAGTGTATTCATCATAGCTCCTCTTTGTTGCAATGAACCTATCAATAATCGGTCTCTCTCATGATCTAAGAAGACTTATTGTTCTACCAGGTCTCTCAAAGTCAACTTCTCTTGCTAATATAAAGCATGATCTAAGAATCGAGATAGAGGCCAACGAGGTTGGCCTCTATCTCGATTATTGTAGGCGGCCAAAAATTGACGTGCCTAATATTTGGGATGCATGCGAAAGCCAAACAAAAGAAGAGTAGAATCTCGAGTTCGATCGTCGAAAAGTACTGACAAGCAAGAGAGGCGGGTAAGACGTGAAGGCGTGGAGATCGGGTTTACCTACAGCCAGCCGTGCTGGTGCTGGAAATTTGGATGGGATGTCGGTGCAATTGTATTCGGAGGCATTGCCGAGCGTGCCGGGAGGGCATGTGCAATTGTAGCCTCCCGGTGTATTGGTACAAACTCCGTAGCATGGATACAGCTGAGGAAGTTGGCACTCGTCGATGTCTGTGAGCATTCCACCATCAGAAGAATGAAGGTGTGATCGAGCACAATGGGAAGAGGAGGGGCGTAATACGTACCTTGGCATCCATCCACGAGATAGGGATTGCCTGTATACCCATCGGAACACATGCAACGGTATCCATCGCCATTGGTGGAGTTGAGGCATGTGGTGTTCCCACCGCGGCAGGCGTAGGTTTCCGGCTGAGCTTGGGCATCCGGGCACGACGACGGGCTGCGTATCGCCCAGTCCATCACGGCGGGAGACTGGTCATTGTTGTTCTTGCCGAAATCTTCGGAGAGTTTGGACTTATCGAACTGGAACCAATCTTGATCAGCCAAGAAGGCATAGCTGCAGGGACTGAAACTTTGTACATTGGTTTTGTCGAAGTTAAAGTCGAAGTAGGTATTAAAAACATTGAACTCCGTGGGGATGGAAGTTTGGCAGCAACCCAAGCCATCGCAATTCGGTCCCTCCGAAACACTGCTTTCTTCGTGGCAGATGGATATGCATCCGCTAGCATAAGAGTGAGTATCGTCGTTCTGACCTCCGATGTAGGCGAGAGTGGCGCAGCCGACGACGGTGAACTTGTTGCGGGTGGCGGAGAACAAATATGGAAGATCCACGGATGTATTTGCGTGAAACGCACGGTCGTAACACCACTTAGCCATGTAGATACGCGCGGTTAACTCATGATCAACCAAGGAGATGCGGACGATTTCGATGTTTCCTGCACTTATGAAAGCTCTTGGATgatcggcggtgccaccgcaagtGATGTCGTAGCCTTGCATGGAGCAGTTGGTTCCGATGCCGAACGGGTAGGGGATGTCGACTTCGCCGCACTTGTCCGGGCATCCTGGCTTCGACATTGTTGCTGTGCCATTCAAAGCTGCTGCTGCAACTGCCGATGCCAGCAACAACGTCGCCGCTATCTGAAACAGCGGCACTCTCTTAGCAACCATCGTCAACCTCCCTCTCTCTTGCCGCTGTCCAAACTATTGGATCAGATTGTTATCATGTCTTTGGacattatatgtatgtatatataccccCTTTGGGTTTTACCTTCGAGACAGACAAggaaaggaaaataaattaattagctACCAAAAAGACATTTGatgttaaattgaaacaaaaaagaaaagagaattgCGAACCCTAAATAGTGAGATCGAACGCCAgattatatattattaatatatattaattattaatatattatttctatttcataattattaatatatattatttctatttcataaatattaatatatacaGTGTGCATTTAGAATCTTATCATTgtataaaattaaatatcatttttttGGATTAGTGCAATACTAAATATAAAGTAATTATTTAAAGTAAATTCTTATTTGGTATTAGTAAAATTTACTAACTATGTGTGCAATTATCAATACTATTATCATTTAGGAATGAtgccttaatataattttataacttATTAATCCAAGCTATTTTAATAACTAtaagataaatataaaaatataaattatattttaagtatcctataaataataaaatatttattattatttaaatctcatagacttatcaatcTAGACCACTTTGACAATTACATACGATTTAaacatataaattataaataatattcattaaatttttctttaattctTACATGTGTAAAattgttaaataaaaatattaatgattttcttagaaaatattCTTATTTTAGTATTTTCCAAACCATTGTCCTCATATTAGTTTGTTCCAAACCATATCTCCTAATTTTTATTCTACCCAAATTGCCCCTCCATCACCTTCTCTTCCCTCACACATTGCCTACCCTCCTCCTTCCATTGCAGCTCAccctctcctcctctcttcttcttagtTGTTGTGTACCCTCTCCGCctcatctcctcttcttcctctagcTTGTACTTCATCCTCCTCCTTCCATGTttattcttctttccttttttttttccttcccttTCCTTATATCCTCCCTCCTTTCATCGTCGACGATGGGCAGTGGATAGCAAGCGATAACGGGCAATGATAGAGATAGGCAACAATGGAGAACAGATGTTAGAATTTTAAAgatcacacatgtataattaaatgtgttaagtcattattttgattagttaAAATTAAAGTaatctaattaaaataaaattatttgactaagggacataattattatgaaaattaattgtgtggatatcATCAGttacatttctaacttaatgatgagataagttaggaatatgaaacatcCTGAATATAAAATATCTTGGGGCATTTCTATAAATAAGATTATGGTTCCTAATTACAGTATCAATTTTTAGATTTATCTTCACTTGTAAAAGAGAAACAAAAGAGTTTTTAGAGATGCTCTAAAATTAAACTAAAATACTTTGATGGATTTATCACGTACGTTTTCATGTGAATATGTTTtataattattgtaagattttatgtatattattgtagatttaataagtttttatagaaatattctaAAATTCAGTTTtggttatataaaatatatttgatccatatttgatgtGTTAAACAAACCACCATCCAGTATTATAGCCATCCTATAATGATTATTGAACATTTAGCCTTATTTTTCATGTTTTTTTTTGATGTTTTTCATCAGTATTTTGGTgtgattcaattatatcatcaTCGGGATAGTTTTATGTAATCATATTACATGCTTCACAATTTGAGATGCATTCCTATTGTTGTTTATTTTCACACTACAATGCAGAAATCTCCTTGCTACTCAAATTTAATTAGTAATTATATAGTTGTTTAATATTAGATCAAATTTAATTAGTAATTATATAGTTGTTTAATATTAGATTAAGTAATTTGAAGGATGAAGTTACCAAAGTGACCTATCAggtattttttatgaaaaatattaaatatagtaTGTATTTACATCCATATAGAAATTACCTAACTCAAAAGAAGGTTAATGACCAGTAGGATTCTATACATACTTGTAATAGTAAACATATGACAATTATAAAGTTGAACATTCGAATAATAAATAAATCCAAATATGGATATATCATTTGACATATCTTATTAGTGTTTGATCATTACGATTATCACTAttaattaatattgaagtccaaagatAATATATTAATGTTGTATTTGGTATTGAgatatgatatattattatttaaatttgcttaagtttatgataatatatatgaGCATAATTTGTATATTGTAGAAGGCTACAAGCAGCCTTCGGCCAAAATTatggggcagcaatagttgctgcccaatGTCCCTTATTTTGCACTAATAATTTtggcaataaaatattaatctagaACACCTTTTAGCAAGGAGAAGATGTGTAATCCAGATCTTAAAACTATAACAAAAATCATAGCAATCGTGCAAAAATAATTACATGTGATTGAACATAATACATGCAGTTTAAAAACTAATTttttgcatgaacaacctagctctgatactactgttgTAAAATCTGGATCGACATCATATATacaatggaagaatagaaaataaaaatcctagatttttataaaaaaaatagtctATTATCGTTGTACAAAGATTGGAGTGCAAAAACCCACAAAACCTAAAAACTACATGTATAAGAAGATTGTATTATCCaggaagatcgtatattcctaaatTCCAATAGATCTGTGAGAAAGGATGAAGAAAGTCAATTGTTttcctttctagcggtgatctacatggCAAGGGCTACGAAAATATTCCTTAAATTATTGCTCAAATCTCCTCGCTAcgcgcaccatgcaatcaagaagggagCGGCCCTTCttgcccttcttgctatccacgcaTCCCAAATAGGGGCTACAAGTTGAAgatgagagggagagaggagaatatgaggtagcAGCCAAAAGAGGTTTGGCCTATAACCGTTTGGTTCTttcatatttatagagaccctTTGTCAACTTAACCGTAATGGATAATGTCTTATCaaatactggatctctatccaactacccaagccttttagattagtggatctctatccaataatatctcat of Musa acuminata AAA Group cultivar baxijiao chromosome BXJ1-7, Cavendish_Baxijiao_AAA, whole genome shotgun sequence contains these proteins:
- the LOC103992973 gene encoding putative wall-associated receptor kinase-like 16, with translation MPTVAATLLLASAVAAAAISKPGCPSKCGEVDIPYPFGIGTDCSMEGFDITCNDTTDPPKPFIAVRNIEIVNVSLVDHELSAHIYMVGQCYEQSGNYSTTSLVLPFLFSAASNKFTVVGCSTLAYVVGQNVKGNTYASGCVSYCDDAGGVSEGPGCDGMGCCQTSIPKSLSNFTAYFSDSLNNSEVASFSPCSYAFVADQDWFRFNKSTLFPDFGDETNYQVPVLLDWAMRNHSSCRDAEADYSNYACRSAHSDCFNSTNGPGYVCKCSQGYTGNPYLEGGCQDIDECELSQMYPCFGVCSNIQGGYLCTCPPGTHGNATKDTCIGNSSKFPLPARLVIGFSVFIVLLVALVSSVIICTQKLKLKRERDTFFKKNGGFKLYEEILSKKVDTVQVFTEEELQRATDNFDDKGVIGCGGYGMVYRGILDNQRTVAIKKSKKVDERQKDEFVNEIIVLSQINHRHIVRLLGCCLELDVPMLVYEYISNGSLFDVLHPEHYTSPLPLQARLTIAEQAAEALAYLHSATNRSIIHGDVKSHNILLDDDLSAKVSDFGASQLVPMDEDEFIMFVQGTLGYLDPECMQTRRLTDRSDVYSFGVVLLELITGKKAIYADDAWEKRSLATSFLVMMKEQRLRDILDNKMIGEGGERLLGEVAAIAKECLSVKGEERPSMKEVAERLHSLRRLRLQPREEYDQGAIEMVKAEETRRCTETDTSGYHILDSSTLLNNVDAGR
- the LOC135679752 gene encoding wall-associated receptor kinase 5-like, whose protein sequence is MVAKRVPLFQIAATLLLASAVAAAALNGTATMSKPGCPDKCGEVDIPYPFGIGTNCSMQGYDITCGGTADHPRAFISAGNIEIVRISLVDHELTARIYMAKWCYDRAFHANTSVDLPYLFSATRNKFTVVGCATLAYIGGQNDDTHSYASGCISICHEESSVSEGPNCDGLGCCQTSIPTEFNVFNTYFDFNFDKTNVQSFSPCSYAFLADQDWFQFDKSKLSEDFGKNNNDQSPAVMDWAIRSPSSCPDAQAQPETYACRGGNTTCLNSTNGDGYRCMCSDGYTGNPYLVDGCQDIDECQLPQLYPCYGVCTNTPGGYNCTCPPGTLGNASEYNCTDIPSKFPAPARLAVGFSALFVGVALMLILATHMTVRAGCSAIIVALGALISCVTIAIQKSKHKREREMFFRKNGGFKLYEEILSKRVDTIQVFTEEELQRATDNFDDKRIIGCGGYGLVYRGILDDHRIVAIKKSKKVDERQKDEFINEIIVLSQVNHRHIVRLLGCCLELDVPMLVYEYISNGSLFDVLHHDRSASRLSLQARLTIAEQAAEALAYLHSGTSRSITHGDVKSHNILLGTDLSAKVSDFGASHLVPVDEDEFIMFVQGTLGYLDPECMQTHRLTDRSDVYSFGVVLLELITGKKAIYTDAAGEKRSLATSFLAKVKEQRLKDILDDKMVEEGGEQLLGEVAAIAKECLSVKGEERPSMKEVVEGLHSLRRLRLLPREEYDRGEIEMVQVEETTRETETGSSAYHALHMNTGR